A window of Hugenholtzia roseola DSM 9546 contains these coding sequences:
- a CDS encoding Uma2 family endonuclease, which yields MNTAITDFSQLDLEAVYTYADYLRWRLEERVELIKGKIFKMSPAPSAKHQRLSGRLHFHIFGYVESKKCEVFSAPFDVRLLDKEKSTAEKDIYTVVQPDICVICDKQKIDERGCLGAPDLIIEILSKGNSKKEVQTKFELYQESGVKEYWVVFPYEQVLQQFILDPQGKYQLLGMFSEEETFKAHIFPDLSLDLTKIFVE from the coding sequence ATGAACACAGCCATCACCGACTTTTCACAACTCGACTTAGAAGCCGTTTATACCTATGCCGACTACCTGCGTTGGCGTTTGGAGGAGCGCGTTGAACTCATCAAGGGTAAAATTTTCAAGATGTCGCCTGCCCCCAGTGCCAAGCATCAGCGGCTTTCAGGTAGATTGCATTTTCACATTTTTGGGTATGTAGAATCTAAAAAATGCGAAGTTTTCTCTGCCCCCTTTGATGTGCGCTTGCTCGATAAAGAAAAATCTACGGCAGAAAAAGACATTTATACCGTTGTGCAGCCTGATATTTGCGTCATTTGCGACAAGCAAAAAATAGACGAGCGCGGCTGCCTTGGTGCGCCCGACCTGATTATAGAAATTCTTTCAAAAGGCAACTCAAAAAAAGAAGTCCAGACCAAATTCGAACTCTACCAAGAAAGCGGCGTAAAAGAATATTGGGTAGTTTTTCCCTACGAACAGGTCTTGCAGCAATTTATTTTAGACCCACAAGGGAAATACCAACTTTTGGGCATGTTTTCAGAAGAAGAAACCTTCAAGGCACACATTTTTCCCGATTTAAGCCTAGATTTGACTAAGATTTTTGTAGAATAA
- a CDS encoding YceI family protein encodes MKKILSLSSLLAVALMAFAFTFKALEYKLDTQASKIHWRGEKVTGFHEGYIAAKSGSFKVEDGKVVGGSFVVDMNAITCTDLEGEYADKLIGHLKSDDFFSVAKFPTSKLELKSVVWQGGDNYKVTAALTIKDVTKEIKFPAVIKHQEGEINATAQLTIDRTDYGVQYGSGSIFNSLGDKVIYDNFDLKINLVGKK; translated from the coding sequence ATGAAAAAAATCCTCTCTCTTAGCAGCCTTTTGGCAGTGGCATTGATGGCTTTTGCCTTTACTTTCAAAGCCTTAGAGTACAAACTCGATACACAAGCCTCCAAAATTCATTGGCGTGGCGAAAAAGTTACAGGCTTTCACGAAGGTTATATTGCAGCCAAAAGCGGTAGCTTCAAAGTGGAAGATGGAAAAGTGGTAGGTGGTTCGTTTGTCGTAGATATGAACGCCATCACCTGCACCGATTTGGAGGGCGAATATGCCGATAAACTAATTGGACACCTCAAATCAGATGACTTTTTCAGCGTGGCGAAGTTTCCCACTTCAAAACTCGAACTCAAAAGTGTAGTATGGCAAGGGGGCGACAACTACAAAGTAACCGCCGCCCTAACCATTAAAGACGTTACCAAAGAAATCAAATTTCCTGCCGTCATCAAGCATCAAGAGGGTGAAATCAACGCCACTGCCCAACTTACCATCGACCGCACCGACTATGGCGTGCAGTACGGTTCGGGCAGCATCTTCAATAGCTTAGGCGATAAGGTTATCTACGATAATTTTGACTTGAAAATCAATTTGGTAGGTAAAAAATAA
- a CDS encoding caspase family protein, giving the protein MKTISKSGFRWGLLGIFFWLSLTFQTAWAQTLYEVTFQAARVTYKGFLVYFNEEDAYMRVGYTYQGTYHVVDVKYKSSSYQEDGTNFFVMIGSNPTYITSASRGMTYNPDHFFWFWEGDYNNQLPYVTDDPDFNENNVIQTKSYREVDAKELTPTYLRQFFRTDERQYKALLRMNSENNATLAQNNSSQNNNNSSQNTNQNSSNSSNNSNSSNTQKAKMHLVLVVNTDIADIGQSCKVDGTIMETEFREIAKAIGISFQKYTISGQNFTRSKVESTLQGIQVGRNDIIVFYYSGHGFRWSNQTDRYPQFDMRSSDYTRLTEQTALPFSSIDQFFATKGARLTLLLADCCNSDVGRNQYTSTTFMASRSYQGAEISKLKKLFLEARGKLIMSGSAPGEYAWCNVNGGFFTLSFMQALKEEIGYMRGENPNWYNIVKNTQNNTKYKINSCATCKPQNPIAEVKISN; this is encoded by the coding sequence ATGAAAACAATCTCCAAATCGGGGTTTCGATGGGGGCTATTGGGAATCTTTTTCTGGCTTTCCCTCACCTTCCAAACTGCTTGGGCGCAGACGCTCTATGAAGTAACCTTTCAGGCAGCACGCGTTACCTATAAAGGTTTTTTGGTTTATTTCAATGAAGAAGACGCTTATATGCGCGTCGGCTACACCTATCAGGGGACGTATCACGTCGTCGATGTCAAGTACAAATCTTCTTCGTATCAGGAAGATGGTACGAATTTCTTTGTGATGATTGGCAGCAATCCTACCTATATCACCAGTGCTTCGCGCGGCATGACCTACAATCCCGACCACTTTTTTTGGTTTTGGGAGGGGGACTACAACAATCAACTCCCCTATGTAACCGACGACCCCGATTTCAACGAAAACAACGTTATCCAAACCAAATCGTATCGCGAAGTAGATGCCAAAGAACTCACGCCTACTTATTTGAGGCAATTTTTCCGCACCGACGAGCGGCAGTACAAGGCTCTTTTGCGCATGAACAGCGAAAACAACGCGACACTTGCCCAAAACAATAGCAGCCAAAACAACAATAATAGTTCGCAAAATACGAATCAGAATAGCAGTAACAGCAGCAATAATAGCAATAGCAGCAACACACAAAAGGCAAAGATGCACCTTGTCTTGGTTGTCAATACTGACATTGCCGATATTGGACAGAGTTGTAAGGTTGATGGTACAATAATGGAAACAGAATTTCGCGAAATTGCCAAAGCCATCGGGATTTCTTTCCAAAAGTACACCATTTCGGGGCAAAATTTCACGCGCAGCAAAGTAGAAAGCACCTTGCAAGGCATACAGGTAGGGCGAAACGACATCATCGTCTTTTATTATAGCGGACACGGCTTCCGCTGGTCAAATCAAACTGACCGCTACCCACAATTCGACATGCGCTCTTCCGACTACACACGCCTAACCGAACAAACGGCACTGCCCTTTTCGAGCATCGACCAGTTTTTCGCTACCAAAGGCGCACGCCTGACCCTGCTGCTTGCCGACTGTTGTAATTCCGACGTTGGGCGCAATCAATATACCAGCACTACCTTTATGGCAAGCCGCTCGTATCAAGGAGCTGAAATTAGCAAGCTCAAAAAGTTATTTTTGGAGGCGCGTGGCAAGCTCATCATGAGCGGAAGCGCACCGGGCGAATATGCGTGGTGCAATGTCAATGGCGGATTTTTTACCCTTAGTTTTATGCAGGCTTTGAAGGAGGAAATTGGCTACATGCGCGGAGAGAATCCCAACTGGTATAATATTGTCAAGAATACGCAAAATAATACCAAGTACAAAATCAATTCTTGTGCTACCTGCAAGCCTCAAAACCCTATTGCAGAGGTTAAAATTTCTAACTAA
- a CDS encoding flavin reductase family protein, which produces MRQRYSLSQIVDLESRFRTNFINSLTGFKSLALVGTVDAAQQTNLAVFSQIFHLGANPALIGMIVRPDVSPRHTLENIEQVGYYTLNHVTADFYQKAHQTAARYAKEVSEFEAVGLTPEWKADFAAPFVAESQVQIGLKLEEKHELLINGTILVIGSIQEVFVAQQYVGIDGFVDLEQAGSLTSSGLDSYHKTQKIARLSYAKPYQPLKEV; this is translated from the coding sequence ATGCGCCAACGTTACTCTCTTTCCCAAATTGTAGATTTGGAGAGCCGCTTCCGTACCAATTTCATCAATTCGCTGACAGGCTTTAAAAGTTTGGCTTTGGTCGGTACGGTAGATGCTGCCCAACAAACGAACTTAGCCGTTTTTAGTCAGATATTTCATTTAGGCGCAAATCCTGCCCTTATTGGTATGATAGTGCGCCCTGATGTTTCGCCCCGCCATACGCTCGAAAACATCGAGCAGGTCGGCTATTATACCCTCAATCACGTAACAGCCGATTTCTACCAAAAGGCACACCAAACGGCGGCGCGTTATGCAAAAGAAGTGTCTGAATTTGAAGCCGTTGGGCTTACCCCTGAATGGAAGGCAGACTTTGCCGCGCCCTTTGTTGCCGAATCGCAGGTACAAATAGGGCTAAAATTAGAAGAAAAACACGAACTTCTTATCAATGGGACAATTTTGGTCATTGGCTCTATTCAAGAGGTCTTTGTGGCGCAGCAGTATGTCGGCATAGATGGTTTTGTGGATTTAGAACAAGCGGGTAGCCTCACTTCTTCGGGACTCGATAGCTACCACAAGACCCAAAAAATTGCACGATTGAGCTATGCCAAGCCCTATCAGCCACTCAAAGAAGTTTAG
- a CDS encoding acyl-CoA thioesterase: MARIKIELPEKQIFETEIAVRVTDLNYGGHVGNDTFLSYLHEARLQCLLQAGYKSELHFGDTTVGIIMADAALQYLAEGFYGDSLLIKIFLGEISRVGYDLYYQIIERKSQKEVLRAKTGILSFDYALRKVAPIPEELKNRWQMA; encoded by the coding sequence ATGGCACGTATCAAAATAGAACTACCCGAAAAGCAAATCTTTGAAACAGAAATAGCGGTGCGCGTCACCGACCTCAATTACGGCGGACACGTCGGAAATGATACTTTCCTATCCTACCTGCACGAAGCGCGTCTGCAATGCCTTTTGCAGGCAGGCTATAAAAGCGAACTTCACTTCGGCGATACCACAGTGGGGATTATTATGGCAGACGCTGCCCTGCAATATTTGGCAGAGGGTTTTTATGGAGATAGTCTGCTTATCAAGATTTTTTTGGGTGAAATTTCGCGCGTCGGCTACGATTTATACTATCAAATCATAGAGCGCAAGAGTCAGAAAGAGGTCTTGCGTGCCAAAACGGGTATTCTTTCTTTCGATTATGCGTTGCGAAAAGTTGCGCCCATTCCAGAGGAACTTAAAAATAGGTGGCAAATGGCATAA
- a CDS encoding MG2 domain-containing protein, whose translation MKKTLFILPILSLLFMASFWSFRFLDDNWIEKLSQKLSQFTQERNAERVYLHFDKPFYKPSETIWFQAYVQNETTLRPSTQSEILHVELIDPKGNVAKKLHLILKEGTASGDFELEENAAGGLYKVRAYTQWQENFPQTLIFEKEMQVQKVILPRLKMKLQFEKEAYGAADLVEATLTLEDLKNQALENQQVKAQILLENDLFLEKSFTTDAAGKAQVAFQLPAKLESNDGLLNIKFAYQGQTESISRAIPIKLNRFTLEFLPEGGEMIADFENKIAFLAKDEYGKAADLAGEIIDTKGAVVATFESYHKGMGAFLFRPKAGERYSARLISPQKVAQTYPLPEVLPIGYGLRLEYYQQAQTKPKSENALPNYDFSNPSKKITLFAPKEERLSLIAQIRGEVVFAKEFLADKGYNQLDFDTKKMPVGVVQITLFDSKGIERAERLFFNQKENEGMKIRLETDKDSYQPREKVTLTLRTTDADGIPIPANVSLSVAEAKLLSFADDKSSHILSFLLLESDLQGEIEDPQFYFDPKEEKAAQGLELLTLTQGWRKFEWQQIVDAKTFSPQKAAEKALIAGTVYEANGDPAKGRKVLIEGTEKSAITDQNGRFSFEGIALYEPISITVEPKEGAYDRKQISEYSTDIALYAYQMKVFKSRAVQREGRIFKKGNKEKAEEMDWMGGADIPEIEAEAAPLDLPQMAAVAKPMMAAEKPLLEAAQEAEEAFFEVLDDEFWDGDLIDKKKDEAPAPSRYYRARVFPAPDYSQSQEVEVRNDFRSTIFWSGNVRTDQKGVATLTFYNSDEISAFQITCEGVGIEGSVGRAQKSYFTQKPLSLDIKVPLFMAMGDKIEIPLSLANSTKKDIKGKLNLKLPTAWKPLNEKLLQQELTLKAGETQTIFLPFEVLNVMGKDTFALAFESEKYRDAFEQEVFINGKGFPSAVSFSAQEVEKSYTFSILNPVEGTLRADFSAYPSPLSDMLAGIESILREPYGCFEQTSSSTYPNILVLEYLQDNGVTQGEVVTRAQNLIEQGYKRLVSYETKDKGYEWFGSNPPHEALTAYGLMEFRDMQGVMEKVVEEAMVKRTADWLLSRKDGKGGFLRNDKALDSFGRADKEITDAYIVYSLTEAGFSANLTAEIEGVYQNATTSQDPYQMALLANILYNTKDKRAEEVLKNLLKMQTEKGAWEGKKHSITVSTGNGLHIETTSLALLAALKADQKAALAIQNGAKFLIGSRNYGGFGNTQSTVLALKALTEFAKFAKKAQEDGTIEIWVAGKKVATKSYQKGEENQILIANLEKHLQKGENTLSVKFVGVKNALPYTLSIRYNSTLPQSSPQCEIELQTKLAKGKTQVGETVRLSATISNKTKEGKAMTVAILGIAGGLSPQPWQLKKLQEEGKYDFYEVRENSVILYYRQMKPKEVRTVELDLKAEIAGSYTAKASTAYLYYTNEHKTWVEAQKIEVAK comes from the coding sequence ATGAAAAAAACATTATTTATTTTACCTATTTTATCACTACTCTTTATGGCTTCTTTTTGGTCGTTTCGATTTTTAGATGATAATTGGATAGAAAAACTATCCCAAAAGCTATCTCAATTCACGCAGGAGCGCAATGCCGAGCGCGTTTATTTGCATTTCGATAAGCCTTTCTACAAACCTTCCGAAACGATATGGTTTCAGGCTTATGTGCAGAACGAAACCACTTTGCGCCCTTCTACACAGTCCGAAATTCTGCACGTAGAACTAATAGACCCCAAAGGCAATGTAGCCAAAAAGTTGCACCTTATTTTAAAGGAAGGCACTGCCAGCGGCGATTTTGAGTTGGAAGAAAATGCAGCAGGCGGCTTATACAAAGTTCGCGCCTATACACAATGGCAGGAGAATTTTCCCCAGACCCTCATTTTTGAAAAAGAGATGCAGGTGCAAAAGGTCATCTTGCCGCGTCTAAAAATGAAGTTGCAGTTTGAAAAGGAGGCTTATGGTGCAGCAGACCTTGTAGAAGCGACCCTAACCTTAGAAGACTTGAAAAACCAAGCCCTTGAAAATCAGCAAGTAAAGGCGCAGATTTTATTAGAAAATGACTTGTTTTTAGAAAAATCTTTCACCACCGACGCAGCAGGAAAAGCCCAAGTAGCCTTTCAGCTTCCTGCCAAATTGGAAAGCAACGACGGTTTGCTCAATATAAAATTTGCCTATCAGGGGCAGACCGAATCTATCTCACGCGCCATTCCTATCAAACTCAATCGCTTCACACTCGAATTTTTGCCCGAAGGTGGCGAAATGATTGCTGATTTTGAAAATAAAATCGCCTTTCTTGCCAAAGACGAATACGGAAAGGCAGCAGATTTGGCGGGTGAAATTATAGACACAAAAGGTGCAGTTGTGGCTACCTTCGAAAGCTACCACAAGGGAATGGGCGCATTTCTTTTCCGACCCAAAGCAGGCGAAAGATATAGCGCACGCCTGATAAGTCCGCAAAAAGTAGCACAAACCTACCCCCTACCCGAAGTGTTGCCTATCGGCTATGGCTTGCGCTTGGAATATTATCAGCAGGCACAGACCAAACCCAAATCGGAAAACGCCCTTCCCAATTATGACTTTTCAAATCCGAGCAAAAAAATTACCCTCTTTGCACCCAAAGAAGAACGCCTTAGCCTGATAGCACAAATACGTGGCGAGGTAGTCTTTGCAAAAGAATTTTTGGCAGACAAGGGCTATAACCAACTTGATTTTGATACCAAAAAAATGCCCGTAGGCGTAGTGCAGATAACGCTCTTCGATAGCAAAGGCATAGAACGCGCCGAAAGACTCTTTTTCAACCAAAAAGAAAATGAGGGCATGAAGATTCGCCTCGAAACGGATAAAGATTCGTATCAACCACGCGAAAAAGTAACGCTCACCCTTCGCACCACAGATGCCGACGGTATTCCAATCCCTGCCAATGTTTCCCTTTCGGTAGCCGAAGCCAAATTGCTCTCCTTTGCCGACGATAAATCGAGCCACATTCTCTCTTTTTTACTTTTGGAAAGCGACCTACAAGGCGAAATAGAAGACCCCCAATTTTATTTCGACCCAAAAGAAGAAAAAGCCGCCCAAGGGCTTGAATTGCTCACCCTCACACAGGGCTGGCGGAAATTTGAGTGGCAGCAAATAGTAGATGCCAAGACGTTTAGCCCCCAAAAAGCCGCCGAAAAAGCCCTTATTGCAGGAACGGTCTATGAAGCAAACGGAGACCCTGCCAAAGGTAGAAAGGTCTTGATAGAAGGGACAGAAAAAAGTGCCATCACCGACCAAAACGGAAGGTTTAGCTTTGAAGGTATCGCCCTATATGAGCCTATCTCTATCACCGTAGAACCCAAAGAAGGCGCGTATGATAGAAAGCAAATTTCGGAATACAGTACAGATATTGCTTTATATGCCTATCAAATGAAAGTTTTTAAGAGTAGGGCAGTGCAAAGAGAAGGGCGCATCTTCAAAAAAGGCAACAAAGAAAAAGCCGAAGAAATGGACTGGATGGGCGGCGCAGACATACCCGAAATTGAAGCCGAAGCCGCACCGCTTGACCTACCACAAATGGCAGCAGTAGCCAAGCCTATGATGGCGGCAGAAAAGCCTCTTTTGGAAGCCGCACAGGAAGCCGAAGAAGCCTTCTTTGAGGTCTTAGACGACGAATTTTGGGACGGCGATTTGATAGACAAGAAAAAAGACGAAGCACCTGCCCCTTCGCGCTACTATCGGGCGCGTGTTTTCCCTGCTCCTGATTATAGCCAAAGTCAGGAGGTAGAAGTGCGAAACGATTTTAGAAGCACCATTTTTTGGTCGGGCAATGTTCGCACAGACCAAAAAGGCGTAGCCACTCTCACTTTCTATAATTCTGACGAAATTTCGGCTTTCCAAATCACTTGCGAAGGCGTAGGCATAGAAGGCAGTGTGGGCAGAGCGCAAAAGAGCTATTTTACCCAAAAACCTTTGAGCTTAGATATCAAAGTGCCACTCTTTATGGCAATGGGCGATAAGATTGAAATTCCGCTTAGTTTGGCAAATAGTACAAAAAAAGACATCAAAGGCAAGCTCAATTTGAAACTGCCTACTGCATGGAAACCGCTCAACGAAAAACTTTTGCAGCAAGAACTAACCCTAAAAGCAGGCGAAACGCAGACGATTTTCCTACCTTTTGAAGTCTTGAATGTGATGGGCAAAGATACTTTTGCGCTTGCCTTCGAGTCGGAAAAATACAGAGATGCCTTCGAGCAGGAAGTCTTTATCAATGGCAAAGGCTTTCCTTCGGCGGTTTCGTTTTCGGCGCAGGAGGTAGAAAAAAGCTACACTTTTTCGATTCTCAACCCTGTGGAAGGGACGCTTCGCGCCGATTTTTCGGCTTATCCTTCGCCGCTTTCGGATATGTTGGCAGGTATAGAATCTATTTTGCGCGAACCTTATGGCTGTTTCGAGCAAACGTCTTCTTCTACCTATCCCAATATTTTGGTTTTGGAGTACCTACAAGACAATGGCGTTACACAAGGCGAAGTAGTAACAAGGGCGCAAAATTTGATAGAACAAGGCTACAAGCGTTTGGTGAGCTATGAAACCAAAGACAAGGGCTACGAATGGTTTGGCTCGAATCCGCCACACGAAGCACTGACGGCTTATGGTCTGATGGAATTTCGCGATATGCAGGGCGTAATGGAAAAAGTAGTAGAAGAAGCGATGGTCAAACGCACAGCCGATTGGCTTTTGAGCCGAAAAGATGGCAAAGGCGGTTTCCTTCGCAACGACAAAGCTCTCGATTCTTTTGGCAGAGCCGACAAAGAAATTACAGACGCTTATATCGTCTATTCACTCACAGAGGCAGGTTTTAGTGCCAATCTAACCGCCGAAATTGAAGGCGTGTATCAAAATGCCACCACCAGCCAAGACCCCTATCAAATGGCACTTTTAGCCAATATTTTATACAATACCAAAGACAAACGCGCCGAGGAGGTCTTGAAAAATTTGCTCAAAATGCAAACCGAAAAAGGCGCGTGGGAAGGCAAAAAACACTCCATTACCGTTTCTACGGGAAATGGATTGCACATCGAAACCACTTCCTTAGCACTTTTGGCAGCCTTGAAAGCAGACCAAAAAGCCGCCTTAGCGATACAAAATGGCGCAAAATTCCTTATCGGCTCGCGCAACTATGGCGGTTTTGGCAATACGCAAAGTACCGTTTTGGCTCTAAAAGCCCTAACCGAATTTGCTAAGTTTGCTAAAAAAGCGCAGGAAGATGGCACTATCGAAATTTGGGTAGCAGGCAAAAAAGTAGCTACCAAATCCTACCAAAAAGGAGAAGAAAACCAAATCTTGATAGCAAACTTAGAAAAGCACCTACAAAAAGGCGAAAACACGCTATCGGTAAAATTTGTGGGGGTAAAAAATGCCCTGCCCTACACGCTCTCGATTCGGTACAATAGCACCCTGCCGCAAAGTAGCCCCCAATGCGAAATAGAACTGCAAACAAAATTAGCCAAAGGCAAAACACAGGTAGGTGAAACGGTGCGCCTTTCCGCTACCATTTCCAACAAAACCAAAGAAGGAAAAGCCATGACAGTCGCAATTTTGGGTATCGCAGGGGGGCTTTCGCCACAACCTTGGCAACTCAAAAAATTGCAAGAAGAGGGCAAGTACGATTTCTATGAAGTGCGCGAAAATAGCGTCATTCTCTATTATCGTCAGATGAAGCCCAAAGAAGTCAGAACCGTAGAACTCGACCTAAAAGCCGAAATTGCAGGTTCTTATACGGCAAAAGCCTCGACTGCCTATCTCTATTATACCAACGAACACAAAACTTGGGTAGAAGCCCAAAAAATAGAAGTGGCAAAATAA
- a CDS encoding DUF4848 domain-containing protein: MNLKSQIQGISLMFLLTFLFVSCSPEEIALPSNAEKSLRQEDVFLSPQGWLVFKDDSIFSNLTEKLHQMPRTEIETWEKSIGFTSLNSIYEQAIDEQESYCAQFEQASPEQIRELIASNKIYAPFVETHKELFSFNDDKTFDMNVALPFFKYGKVLNTSNLVQVGKEIRMYHQDMYKVLIDGDLAKIDLLISATETDEEKGIFVSRVIMTSSRDGRVQEGACVNTSNGESIGSEKVEGEVRANHVHHPTAQAHERKVFIRATNKIKSPIIGWNKKRTHHLQIYGAVYINDLFGMVGVQLNFSHNTMNNLKAEIYEEPYKKSGTGYHWTRIISVNGQFSAQGRGNTFCSHVD, encoded by the coding sequence ATGAATCTCAAATCTCAAATCCAAGGCATTAGCCTGATGTTTCTTCTCACATTTCTTTTTGTGAGTTGCTCGCCAGAGGAAATAGCACTACCTTCAAACGCTGAAAAAAGCCTTCGCCAAGAAGATGTTTTTCTCTCTCCGCAAGGGTGGCTTGTCTTCAAAGACGACTCTATCTTTTCAAATTTAACGGAAAAATTGCACCAAATGCCTCGAACAGAAATTGAAACTTGGGAAAAATCGATAGGTTTTACCTCCTTGAATAGCATCTATGAGCAAGCCATAGACGAGCAAGAAAGCTATTGCGCCCAATTTGAGCAAGCAAGCCCCGAACAAATCAGAGAGCTAATTGCCTCTAATAAAATCTACGCACCCTTTGTAGAAACACATAAAGAGCTTTTTTCTTTCAATGACGATAAAACTTTTGATATGAATGTGGCACTTCCTTTTTTCAAATATGGCAAAGTTCTTAATACAAGCAACTTGGTGCAGGTAGGAAAAGAAATAAGAATGTACCATCAAGACATGTATAAGGTACTTATTGATGGCGACCTTGCTAAAATTGACTTGCTTATCAGTGCTACAGAAACAGATGAAGAAAAGGGCATTTTTGTATCGAGAGTCATTATGACCTCAAGCCGAGATGGTCGTGTGCAAGAAGGTGCCTGCGTTAATACTTCCAATGGAGAAAGCATAGGTAGTGAAAAAGTAGAAGGTGAAGTCCGTGCCAATCACGTCCATCATCCAACTGCTCAGGCGCATGAGCGAAAGGTCTTTATTCGTGCGACCAACAAAATCAAATCTCCTATAATTGGTTGGAATAAGAAGAGAACTCACCATTTGCAAATCTATGGCGCAGTTTACATTAATGACCTATTTGGTATGGTAGGCGTTCAACTTAATTTTAGTCACAATACTATGAACAATCTCAAGGCAGAGATTTATGAAGAACCTTATAAGAAATCTGGAACAGGGTATCACTGGACTCGCATAATATCTGTTAATGGGCAATTTTCCGCACAAGGGCGCGGTAACACTTTTTGCTCTCACGTAGATTAG